A DNA window from Oleomonas cavernae contains the following coding sequences:
- a CDS encoding SDR family oxidoreductase, translated as MPSAFVTGATGFVGINLVDELLARGWTVTCLVRAGSNTKYLDRRAVAKVTGEITDIESLRRAMPAGLDAVFHVAGDTNMWSRNNPQQTANNVDGTRNMCTVALEKGVKRFIHTSTVSVWGLVDGPVTEEVPQRGGSSWINYQKSKYLAEREVAAAVGRGLDAVIMNPAAIVGAQDSHTWARMFLMVAQDELPGVPPGGLSFAHVREVVNAHIEAVARGRTGENYVLGGTEATMKDFVGEIARRLGKTKAPPVIPLPLLKLFGRLYALKAAITGKPPALTPETAAMAAKVNPCPSLKAQRELGYRTVPLAVMVADCADWLIEQGYIARPA; from the coding sequence ATGCCCAGTGCGTTCGTGACCGGGGCCACCGGCTTCGTCGGCATCAATCTGGTGGACGAGCTGCTGGCGCGCGGCTGGACCGTCACCTGCCTGGTGCGGGCGGGCTCGAACACCAAATACCTCGACCGCCGCGCCGTCGCCAAGGTGACGGGCGAGATTACCGACATCGAGTCGCTGCGGCGGGCCATGCCGGCCGGCCTCGACGCCGTCTTCCACGTCGCCGGCGACACCAACATGTGGTCGCGCAACAACCCGCAGCAGACCGCCAACAATGTCGACGGCACCCGCAACATGTGCACCGTCGCCCTGGAAAAGGGCGTCAAGCGCTTCATCCACACCTCGACCGTATCCGTCTGGGGCCTAGTCGACGGCCCCGTGACCGAGGAGGTGCCCCAGCGGGGCGGCTCGTCCTGGATCAATTACCAGAAGTCGAAATACCTGGCCGAGCGGGAAGTGGCGGCCGCGGTCGGGCGCGGCCTCGACGCCGTGATCATGAACCCGGCCGCCATCGTCGGCGCCCAGGACAGCCATACCTGGGCCCGCATGTTCCTGATGGTGGCGCAGGACGAATTGCCCGGCGTGCCGCCCGGCGGCCTCTCCTTCGCCCATGTCCGCGAGGTGGTGAACGCCCATATCGAAGCGGTCGCCCGCGGCCGCACCGGCGAGAATTATGTCCTGGGCGGAACCGAGGCGACGATGAAGGACTTCGTCGGCGAGATCGCCCGGCGCCTGGGCAAGACCAAGGCGCCACCGGTCATCCCCCTGCCCCTGCTGAAACTGTTCGGCCGGCTCTATGCGCTCAAGGCCGCGATCACCGGCAAGCCGCCGGCGCTCACCCCCGAGACCGCGGCCATGGCGGCCAAGGTCAATCCCTGCCCCAGCCTGAAGGCTCAGCGCGAACTGGGCTATCGCACCGTACCGCTGGCCGTGATGGTCGCCGACTGCGCCGACTGGCTGATCGAGCAGGGTTACATCGCGAGGCCGGCTTGA
- a CDS encoding GNAT family acetyltransferase — translation MSGTFRDVGDGDVDGLVSLWTACGLTRPWNDPRGDIALARRSAEATILVATEAGAVVGSVMVGHEGHRGWMYYLAVAPALRRTGLGRRLVKAAEDWIAARGMAKMHLLIRPENHAVRAFYEALGYGEQPRVLMARWLDGRPLDG, via the coding sequence TTGAGCGGCACGTTCCGCGACGTCGGCGACGGTGATGTCGACGGCCTCGTCTCCCTGTGGACCGCCTGCGGCCTGACCCGGCCGTGGAACGATCCCCGGGGCGACATCGCCCTGGCCCGCCGCTCGGCCGAGGCGACCATCCTGGTCGCGACCGAGGCAGGGGCGGTGGTCGGCAGCGTCATGGTCGGCCACGAGGGCCATCGCGGCTGGATGTACTATCTGGCCGTCGCCCCCGCCCTGCGCCGCACCGGCCTGGGCCGGCGCCTGGTCAAGGCCGCGGAAGACTGGATCGCGGCCCGGGGAATGGCCAAGATGCACCTGCTGATCCGCCCCGAGAATCACGCCGTCCGCGCCTTCTACGAGGCGCTGGGCTATGGCGAGCAACCCCGCGTCCTGATGGCCCGCTGGCTCGACGGCCGGCCGCTGGACGGATAA
- a CDS encoding transcriptional regulator, with protein sequence MDIRSIRDEFDYDWALTEIARHFEREPAPGTADAARFDALAALIEAPDAASHHIDA encoded by the coding sequence ATGGATATCCGATCGATCCGCGATGAGTTCGACTACGATTGGGCCCTGACTGAGATCGCGCGTCATTTCGAGCGAGAGCCGGCCCCCGGTACGGCCGATGCCGCGCGCTTCGATGCGCTTGCCGCGCTGATCGAGGCGCCCGACGCGGCCTCCCACCACATCGACGCCTGA
- a CDS encoding SDR family NAD(P)-dependent oxidoreductase: protein MAFKPFDLTGKVVLVTGGNGGIGLAMAAGCAAAGADVAIWGTNAAKNAAAAEKLRAHGTKVAAFEVSVIDEAAVADGFARTIQALGRVDACFANAGIGGMTPSFMELGLDEWRRVMAVNLDGAFLTLREAARHMTLRGGGGSLVVTGSLAGIEGAARNEHYGASKGGVLSMMRAIAAELGKDGIRCNSVTPGWIETDMTELLFNNPRFNDRVMPRVPVRRWGKPEDFAGIAVYLASDASRFHTGDSIVIDGGYAIF, encoded by the coding sequence ATGGCGTTCAAGCCTTTCGATCTGACCGGCAAGGTGGTTCTCGTCACCGGCGGCAATGGCGGCATCGGCCTCGCCATGGCGGCGGGTTGCGCCGCGGCCGGCGCCGACGTGGCGATCTGGGGCACCAATGCGGCCAAGAACGCCGCGGCGGCCGAGAAGCTGCGCGCCCACGGCACCAAGGTCGCGGCCTTCGAGGTCTCGGTGATCGACGAGGCGGCGGTGGCCGACGGCTTTGCCCGCACGATCCAGGCGCTGGGCCGGGTCGATGCCTGCTTCGCCAATGCCGGCATCGGCGGCATGACACCGTCCTTCATGGAACTGGGCCTCGATGAATGGCGCCGGGTCATGGCGGTCAACCTGGACGGCGCCTTCCTGACCCTGCGCGAGGCGGCGCGCCACATGACCCTGCGCGGTGGCGGCGGTTCGCTGGTCGTCACCGGCTCGCTGGCCGGGATCGAGGGCGCGGCGCGCAACGAGCACTACGGCGCCAGCAAGGGCGGCGTCCTGTCGATGATGCGGGCGATCGCGGCCGAACTGGGCAAGGACGGCATCCGCTGCAACTCGGTCACGCCGGGCTGGATCGAGACCGACATGACCGAGCTGCTGTTCAACAATCCCCGCTTCAACGACCGGGTGATGCCGCGCGTCCCCGTGCGCCGCTGGGGCAAGCCGGAGGATTTCGCCGGCATCGCGGTCTATCTCGCCTCCGACGCCAGCCGCTTCCACACCGGCGACAGCATCGTGATCGACGGCGGCTATGCCATTTTCTGA
- a CDS encoding YheT family hydrolase: MPFSDQAPRLELAPFRARLPWLGGDLQSVRNALAKPVPPRPAARSSRLILPLADGTGDRLHVTLDEPAAPRPGLPLALFAHGVSGSEDSYYMLATAARLIERGYHVVRLNLRGAGPSRIDCKRHYHAGRSGDLRDAIAALPTALTANGAVAVGFSLGGNTVLKLAGEQGAGGPVVAVASVCAPIDIGLTTANLARRRNKVYQKVLLKPFKAEYVAPGAELSDALRAAVERARNFAEFDATVTAPRNGYASAQAFYDDNGARHHVAGIRVPALVIAAQDDPIVPFAPYAAIDWRALPWTIPAFTRTGGHVGHHGRDGIWYVEAIDRFLASLEQR; encoded by the coding sequence ATGCCATTTTCTGACCAGGCGCCGCGCTTGGAACTGGCGCCGTTCCGGGCCCGCCTGCCCTGGCTGGGCGGCGATCTCCAGTCCGTCCGCAATGCCCTGGCCAAGCCCGTGCCGCCCCGTCCGGCGGCACGCTCCAGCCGGCTGATCCTGCCCCTGGCCGACGGCACCGGCGACCGCCTGCATGTAACCCTGGACGAGCCTGCCGCCCCGCGGCCAGGCTTGCCGCTGGCCCTGTTCGCCCACGGCGTCTCGGGCAGCGAGGACAGCTATTATATGCTGGCCACGGCCGCGCGCCTGATCGAGCGCGGCTACCACGTGGTGCGTCTCAACCTGCGCGGCGCCGGGCCGAGCCGGATCGATTGCAAGCGCCACTACCATGCCGGCCGCTCGGGCGACCTGCGCGATGCCATCGCCGCCCTGCCCACGGCCTTGACCGCCAACGGCGCGGTCGCGGTGGGCTTCTCGCTGGGCGGCAACACGGTGTTGAAGCTGGCCGGCGAACAGGGCGCCGGCGGGCCGGTGGTGGCGGTCGCCAGCGTCTGCGCCCCGATCGACATCGGCCTGACCACCGCCAACCTGGCCCGGCGCCGCAACAAGGTCTATCAAAAGGTCCTGCTGAAACCCTTCAAGGCCGAATATGTGGCGCCCGGCGCCGAACTGAGCGATGCCCTGCGCGCCGCGGTGGAACGGGCGCGCAACTTCGCGGAATTCGACGCGACAGTCACCGCCCCGCGCAACGGCTATGCCTCGGCCCAGGCCTTCTACGACGACAACGGCGCCCGCCACCATGTCGCCGGAATCCGTGTCCCGGCCCTGGTCATCGCCGCGCAGGACGATCCGATCGTGCCCTTCGCGCCCTACGCCGCTATTGACTGGCGGGCCCTACCCTGGACGATACCAGCCTTCACCCGGACCGGTGGCCACGTCGGCCACCACGGGCGAGACGGAATCTGGTATGTCGAGGCCATCGACCGGTTCCTTGCGAGCCTCGAACAACGATAA